GTTAAATATCTTGGGTTAATGTGACTAGCAGCCGGCATGTTTGATTGATCATTCCCCTCACCCGTCAGcacttcttccaaccacagTTTCACTGCTTTTCTAGCACAACCACTTGCCTCAACTCAATCCAACATCATTCTAATGAGCAGAACGTACAAACAAGAAAAGTCAAAAgctaattatacatattattacaGTACCCTTAATTTAAGCTACTGACCATACTTTTATCACCAACTTAATTTACTCCAGAAATTGGAAATTTAAACTACCGATGTAGATCtattgtgttgtgtgtgtCTCCACCAATTCCAGTTGTCAAATCCAAGAACCTTGTGATTAATGTAAGACCAATCAAATGCACTCACGTTCTTTCATGCAACCATGTTGGCCCCCAACCCCCCCATTTTTATTCTGCATCTTTTCGGGCAGCCTGGAATTTCTACGCTGTCGATCTTTATTCCACATTTCTCTGTCGGTCTACACTGTATCACTATTTCCAATTCGTCGCATGCCCCCTCTCAAATTATTGAGCagtgaatttaaaattgttcCGAGGAGTATATTTAATCCCAATTCTTACTTTTCCAGTTGTATGATTTGACATTTGAAGAGCAGCgagcataaaagaaaaagaatactcTGCCGCGAGTCATTCTTTTCCAGGACAGATCTCTGAAGGTGTAAAGTTACTTCTCTCAGGAATGGAGAGAAGGGCTCATCGCTTCGCCGGCCTTCTCCTCATCGCAGCGGTAGTAGCTGTGCTTAGTCCTTTGTCCCGGGCAGCAGAATCAAGAGCCTCTTTTGATGataatttcagcaaaagctGCCCGGAGACGAATTTCAAGACTTCTGAAGATGGGGGGACCTGGTATCTCTCCTTGAACAAAGAAGCAGGTAATATACACATATCATTCGTTGTGCGTGTATTTGATTTGCCGTTGAATTTTTAATGAGTTGGGTGAGAGTCGGTGTTTGCAGGCTGTGGGTTTATGACGAAGCAGAAGTACAGATTCGGGTGGTTTAGCATGAAACTTAAACTTGTCGGTGGGGATTCAGCGGGAGTTGTGACTGCTTATTATGTAAGTCTCAGTTCATGAGAATCTTGTCTCTTTCACGAGTAGAAGCAATCCTATATGACgagaattttgatttgatgCAGATGTGCTCGGAGAACGCTGCCGGGCCGGAGAGGGATGAGCTAGACATCGAGTTCTTGGGGAACAGAACTGGGCAGCCTTACCTTATACAGACCAATGTCTACAAGAATGGAACCGGCGGCCGAGAGATGAGGCACATTCTATGGTTCGATCCCACTGAGGACTTCCACTCCTATTCCATTCTCTGGAACAACCACCAGATAGTGTAAGTTTTCATGTTTCTTTCCACCGACATATTTGATCAGATACGCACTCACAATCTTGTCGGAGAAGGCACGGACTGGAGGCCTTGACCTTACAACCCGCTCCCTTGTCCTAATGTCCTCATGATCGTATTGCCACTTGTGATGATAACAGGTTCTTCGTAGACAGAGTTCCCATTAGAGTGTTCAAGAACGCCAACTACACCAACAATTTCTTCCCGAACGAGAAGCCAATGTACTTATTCTCGAGCATATGGAACGCGGATGACTGGGCGACGAGAGGCGGCCTGGAGAAGACGGACTGGAAAAAGGAACCATTCGTGTCGTCGTACAAAGATTTCAACGTGGACGGGTGCCAATGGGAGGATCCCTACCCGGCCTGTGTATCAACCACCACTGATAATTGGTGGGATCAGTACGACGCATGGCACCTTTCAAAGGATCAGAAGACGGACTATGCTTGGGTGCAGAGGAACCTTGTTATATACGATTATTGCAAGGATACAGAGAGGTACCCTAAGTTGCCGGAGGAGTGCTGGCTAAGCCCATGGGACTAACCAATTACTACTGCCAGCTTAACATATCCATTTATTTGCTGcacattaattaatgtgtACAAATTGCAGAGACTGCATCGTTTTGAAATCTGTATTGATGcgttcattatttatttattcaaattatgtatatttagtttttttcaagaaaaaatattttgtttttgtaattttacagtGGTGCTTGGAGACATCAACAATACCATCCCGGATTTCAATCAAGCCATGTTACTGGAGTTTAATCTACTCAAACTCAAATACCATTGAGCCCTGATCATGGTCATGGGATCGGCTTATGGTCAACCTTTTTCTGGTACTAAGGTTCGAAAATAATCTGAAAACATAAGATAAAGGAGTCGGAGTCATCCAAGGAACACTCCGATGCCCAAGTCTCAACTAATGGTCTCATATAAGGGGTCTAGCTAGATAACTTAGAGGTCAGCTTTTAGCTCCAAAAAAAGCACttttgaagtgtttggataCCAGTTTCTGCTTctaaaacaattaaaacaaAAGCAGCTTTTAAGTCAAAAGCTAGACGCTTCTTGAGGGGTGCTTTTAGCagcttttacttttttgtaactaaattcaattttattttttactactttactcttattataataatcttaattcaattattatttttaatttatttctaaaattgtatatttaaaattgatatcagagttttcaaataatttatattttaacaataattaaatttacactttcacatatttaatatttttaaatttttttatatttcatgtgttgtatcatctaattatattattccgttaacatattattacttgattaattaataaattaattattttttacaatcatgcaatttttattattgtgtatgaatcaataattatattatttagtgggagcattattaaattaaataaatttttataatatttttaaaaatataaatatgaaattcttaaaacccaaataaaatttatgattttttgtgaaaaaataattaatagtgacaaataaaaagttaaataataagcaaaaagaTACTATCTTTTTAACATAGGGACAAAACACTCTCTGTggtttttttctccaaatactatgtaatttaatttttatttgcttttcaattttttttacaagcaTTACCCACTTTTGATTCCACTTTAACttctaatattttctaataaataaattatttaaaagtaaatcttttacaaatatttcctaGCAggcaaacttaaaaaaattaaacaaataatttcaatttattttttctctcatataaaaagaaaagaagaagaaaaataacaagaaacaaaaacttcaaaattcaGAAAGGAAAAGGTAACGACCACAGCAGCAAGTCGTTCGTGAAGGGTATATTAGTCAATTACTCGATTTTCTCCACCATCTAAGTAGGAGATCAGCAAGAGGTTGcaataagaagaaaatattctcTTCCAGGCCAGGGATCTGAATTTGCTTCTCTCGTCAGCGGAAGAAGTTCGAGTGCAGAATGGTCTGTGAAAAGTGTAAGATGATTCTGCTCCTTCTCCTTTAATTTATCTTATGTGCATagttatgaattattacctTAGGGTTTTTGCCAAATTGGGGgaatttaatatgaatatgCATACATGATTTGTATGCACAGGTGAGAAGAAGCTTTCAAAGGTGATAGTGCCGGACAAGTGGAAGGAAGGGGCTCACAACACCACCCAAGGTGGTGGCCGTAAGATCAACGAGAACAAACTCCTATCGAAGAAACACAGGTTTCCTTTATTCCCCCCTTTTTGTTGCTAactcttttcttgattaaacGTGGTTTCATTTGTATGTTAGCATGCCCATTCATTGCGAGACATGGAATTGGTCttatatttttgcttttgagaagttgaaaattttaccaaaGAAGTTCGGAACCTTGAGTTCTCTGGAGCCTTATGGCTATAGTTGTTTTTGGTTAGTAGGCCTGTACTGTTATTGGTGAAGTATGTTGATTTGCTGAAGAGAATGGAGATGTTGTTTCATATCTTAAACTTCTGATGGTAGATGCACAATAAGCAATGGCTCATTGTGAAATTCCtgtgtgtttttatttgaGTGTCTTGGGGAGTTGTGCGATCACTAATATGTCATGACAATCCTCTTTTTTCATGGTCTACCTGTGTTTTTCTAGTTGTTTTGCTATCCGGAGAAGATTTCTATTGTAATTTGATCTGTGCTCTGCCTCCTGGAACAATTGCTAGCTTGATTATTCATCATTCCCTTGAATTACAAGGTGTATTTCCTTGCCAGATGGACGCCCTATGGACAAACTAAATGCATTATCTGTAAGCAGCAAGTACATCAGGATGGAAAATATTGTCACACATGTGCTTATAGTAAAGGTACTCACTTCCATTTCTTTTTGGATGAACTATAATTTGATTAGAGCATCACTGGAAGAGAGTTCTGAGGTGGTATCTATGCAGGAGTTTGTGCAATGTGCGGGAAGCAAGTACTTGACACCAAGTTTTACAAGCAAAGCAATGTATGATGTATGCTATTCTCCTTCCAATACTGGAAGAAGCCTCTGATTACTCCAAGTTTTAGTTTGTATCCTAAACTACATATAACAAGAATGAGCAGTGTTGATAGTGATCTGTAGAACATTGTGGATAATCTTACAAGTTTGTGCATGCTGGAATGCAATTTTATATGACCTTTGCAGAATATTGAGGTGTATCTTGTgcaattatactaatttgacATTGTTACTAGTTTCTTTCCTGTACTGATGTcactcaatttatttttggagaggTCCTGTCTTTAATGGCTTCAGTTGACTTCCTTCTTATAGTTCTACTTCATGTTGACCTCCGTCTAATTCAGACTGCAGCATTCTTGGAAATAGTATGGTAACTTGTCCCTAAAGCAATTAGGGGAATAACTTCTCATCACAATATGAAGTTTTTATGTCAACGACTTAATTGAAGtcagttctttctttttttcttttttgataatttcattaCAATTTGTTCAGTCGGTAAGGTAGCTCTTAAGCATAGTGCAGtgaaatatatcaatttgtaTGCCCCCTTGCTGTTAGGTGTCTGCTAGGGTCCTAGAGAAAGGGCACTTTCTTGAAGAAACTCGATTTCTGGTCTTTCCTTGTCTGCTGGCATGCAACTAGTTAGAAGCATTGTGGTGTCAAAATCAGTCTTACATAGGTGATGTAAAATTTCCTAGGCCACATATTCTTGTTGTATACACTTTATGATATGATTGAGAAATGCCAGATTTCTCAGCAAAAGTCCAAATCTTCTGTGTACGATGACGAAGTAGATGCGTTGGCTGGTTTGGCAGTTGTTCTCAAAAGTTTACCcttctttcttcattttgttgCATTTCCCTTCTCTACATTCATATATGCCTGAAGATGGTTGCTGGCAATTTTTTATGCTGTTTGCCATTGCTCGTTGTAGAGCTCATTGCATAGGAAATTTGTGCTTCATTCTTCCAATAGTTTGTTTGTCAAATAATTGAGCAGCATAGCAAAATAACAAATCTTGGACAGAGCAGGAGTATACTGGTGAAACTGGTATAAAGGAAGTTTTATTAATTCGATACATATGAGGGCTGTGCCCAACCATGTAACAGTGATACATAAGAATGCAGAATCAAGATACTTAATACCACTGTGATACTTAAGAATGcagaataatataatattattctcGCGATGTGTCTTCTACTTCCGAAAACCACTGGTAGAGTATCGAGATATCCagtatttctttatttcctcTGCAGTTCTTCCAGGAATTCTTCCAGCAATTAAAGACCATCTGATGTCAACAGACAAAGCTGATATGAAAGGATGAGGATTGGGATAGTGCATTTCCACATG
This genomic window from Sesamum indicum cultivar Zhongzhi No. 13 linkage group LG12, S_indicum_v1.0, whole genome shotgun sequence contains:
- the LOC105175377 gene encoding cysteine-rich PDZ-binding protein isoform X1, whose product is MVCEKCEKKLSKVIVPDKWKEGAHNTTQGGGRKINENKLLSKKHRWTPYGQTKCIICKQQVHQDGKYCHTCAYSKGVCAMCGKQVLDTKFYKQSNFFQEFFQQLKTI
- the LOC105175376 gene encoding probable xyloglucan endotransglucosylase/hydrolase protein 8; the encoded protein is MERRAHRFAGLLLIAAVVAVLSPLSRAAESRASFDDNFSKSCPETNFKTSEDGGTWYLSLNKEAGCGFMTKQKYRFGWFSMKLKLVGGDSAGVVTAYYMCSENAAGPERDELDIEFLGNRTGQPYLIQTNVYKNGTGGREMRHILWFDPTEDFHSYSILWNNHQIVFFVDRVPIRVFKNANYTNNFFPNEKPMYLFSSIWNADDWATRGGLEKTDWKKEPFVSSYKDFNVDGCQWEDPYPACVSTTTDNWWDQYDAWHLSKDQKTDYAWVQRNLVIYDYCKDTERYPKLPEECWLSPWD
- the LOC105175377 gene encoding cysteine-rich PDZ-binding protein isoform X2 encodes the protein MVCEKCEKKLSKVIVPDKWKEGAHNTTQGGGRKINENKLLSKKHRWTPYGQTKCIICKQQVHQDGKYCHTCAYSKGVCAMCGKQVLDTKFYKQSNTKLI
- the LOC105175377 gene encoding cysteine-rich PDZ-binding protein isoform X3 produces the protein MVCEKCEKKLSKVIVPDKWKEGAHNTTQGGGRKINENKLLSKKHRWTPYGQTKCIICKQQVHQDGKYCHTCAYSKGVCAMCGKQVLDTKFYKQSNV